The region CTAGAGGAGAACAAAGTTTAAGTATTTTATCCGGCTGGTTACAATGCTAAAACGACTGtcactacatacatacccaatttattttaaaaaataaaggcattgtagtgaaaagataaaaataaaaaattccccCAGACCGCACAAACAAAGCATCATTCCTAACTTACCCCTACAGTGGAGCAGGAGCGCGATTATCTTCAGGCAGGACCGAGGGAGGTAGCATGTCCTGGTGACTGTGGTAGTCTCCGTCTACTCTCTCACAGAGGCTGCAGTGACTAACGGCGCCACAGGGCGGAGAGCTCCACAATGAAAGCCAATGTCGTCCCTCGGCTTTCACAAAATTCTCAGCCTAGCGTACGTTTAACGTTAAGGGCATTCAGAGGgaaaaataaattgtgtttCACTAGTTACGTCCTTCACTGAGCCACTCGTGGGCATTATGTGTTTGTCTTTAAATGAAAGCCTGAAATAGTCTAACAGATAGAAAAGACTTACCTGATGACAGGCACTTCAAACGGCGTTATTTTAAATAAGCCAAAGtagatttctttatttattatttaatatttagtggataataaaacacatcagatGAAACAGAATGTCAGATGTACAAAAGAGTTTTTTAAggatgtaaaataaattaaaccagCCATTTTCAGATATTAGACTTTTCTGCACTAACCACTATCTACACAATGCACTCATATGGAGTAGGCCAGCCCAAAGTCTTCAGTTTATCAGGCTGCAACCAGGTGGGTGTGCTACACGATCTGTGTAATGTTTGCCTGGATATGCCCTATGTTTTCTGGAAACTCGCTCTGACGCTGGGGGGCAGAGAATTTAGAAGCCCCTCCTCGAATGTCAGAGGTTCTTATATTTCTTCAGCTCAAGAGGTAGGCTTTCCAGCTGGTTCCCCCTCAAATTTAGCAGTTAGGTTTGTCAGTTCACTGATCAACTGTGCTCAAACTGTTATGGTTCAGAAACAGATACTTTAGTGTCTTGCATTTTAAGAGTCCATCTGGAAGATCATCAATCTGTGATGAAAAATTATTATATCTTTGTTACAgatatattttagaatattacaactattcatgtatataaacacaGTGTCATCTTACATGTAATGTagctaaacaaataattaaatagaaaaaaattaaacatcatactgtattaatatattacattgtTGAAGCAGAGATTTAAGAGCTGTAGTCTCTTCAGATCTTGTATTCCATTAGGAATGGCAAATAACTTATTGTGACTCACATCCAAATGATACAGTGTACTTGCACAAGAAAAGCTGTGTAGGTAATCTTCTAATGAAGTTATGGCGAAGGTAAAGTTGCTCCAGGGTTTCTAAACCACCTTTGAGAATGGGAATGTTTGTGATGGTGTTGTATTTGAACTTTAGGATAAAAAGCCTGTGAAGGTGCTGGAAACTGGTGATTTCATCAATTGTTTTGAGACTATTCCCTGTAAGGTCAATTTCCTGTAGGTTTGTTAGGTTATAGATTGAGCATGGAATTCTTTGTAGGCCACAGTTCAGAAGCTCCAAGCAGGTCAAGTTTGTCGTTGCTTTCAAACTCCGTATTGCACTGAGCTGAGTTCCTTCATTGTCCAAAACAAACTTCTGTAAGGAGGGCAGTGAATTTATGATTACTTTGGGTATGGAACTGATACTACATTTGATGGGCAGAACCCTCAATTTCTTGAGTTTAGGAAAGTCACTGATTAATGCCTGGTTCTCCTCAGACAAAATGTTTCCATACAAGTACAGCTCACTTAAATTCGGTAGACTAAAAAGCCATCTCGGAGCTTTGACTGCATCTATAAATTTCATCCTCAAAATCTTTAGGTTTTCAGCAAGAAACTCCAAGGCCATGTGGTCCACTGTTGCTGGAGAATGGTCCAGCTAAAGCTCTTTGAGGTTAAAAAGCTATGTTAGTTTCTGTGGGAGCCGGGGATCTGGGATAAACTGTAGTTTTAGGACTTCCATTTCCGTCATTTCAAAAACGGCTTCTGGAATCCCACTGAGTAGCATGAGGTGAAGCTCCCCCTGGTCTTGATTATTCCTCACCACTTTCTGTACTAATTTCTCCAGGGTCCAAATATTATTTAGGGTCATCTGttgtaatttgtttttcacTGCCTTCAGAAAGGAAGACTGCAAATCGCTTTGAGAGAAGTGGATTGTACTGATCCAACAGATGAAGAATGAATGCAAAGTCATTTCTGATATCTGGAATGTCACTGCATCTGCTTTCTTCTCGCACGAGCTCAAAAGAGTACTGCCTAAGTGAATTTCTAATGATCCACAAGAAACTATAGATGCAAGTCAAAAAATATGCTACCGCCAGTGCTGTGTAGACACAGGAGAGGTGCCAAAAGATGGCGGCTATGGAATACTGAcattgaaatgtttgaaatggaATGAATGCCTGCAAATTAACCTCACAGTCGACACTGGGCACTATCCATGTGGATGCATAAGGCATGCAACTCAGCGTGAGAGACAGAAGAGCCATTTTAGCAATGATCTGCTTCATGTAAATGTGATAGATGATGTCTCCATCTTCCACGTGCATTTTTAGATTCTTCACCTTCTCAATTATTGCTTTTGCctgctctccttctttcttATCTAGGACACTAAGAAGCTCCACCGTGACAGGTTTCCTCTCATTTCTGGTATTGGCTGCTCTTGCTGAAGTTGTGCAGAGAAGTGGGCAAGTGCCTCTCTGTTCTGCAACAGTTTTTGACAGGGCTCTAGTTGTCCAAGGTGAGTCACAGCACTTGTGGAGGATGGAGATAAAGTGCTCCAGCCTTGAGCTTGTGCTTGGATAATTGAACCAGAAGTTGCTTATGAACAGCAAGACCAATGTCTGCAGCATTATCACATAAGGGAAGAATTTAGCAAACCAGTGTAGGTGGTGTTCATAGCATACAGCACCTACGTAGTCATACTGCTGCAGGTCAAGCTTATAAATCCCAAAAGcaacttgtgtgtgtctgaatggtGATCCTGTGATTTTAAAGCTGTTATTTATAAGTACGCCATTATAACTGAAATCACTGCCGCACAGCTGGTGTGAAGTAATCTGGCACGGTACACATATGAGCTTGCCCAGAGTAACATGAAGGGTCCCTCCAAGCGTGGCAGTCATTAACATCATAATGGCGAGGTAATGGCAGATGACATCCCACCATGGTAGGAGAACACGGTACAGAGATGGGCCACTCACAAAGTCCCTTTTGGAAAGCATTTCAGCTGCCTGAATAAAAATAAGGTTAAGAGTTTTTAGTTATTAGTGGCATAGTTCTAGATAGAATTACTGATACATGAATTTCTTCACCTTGGTTCTAACATTTCAGATACAAGCATTACAATTCAGAAAGTTTATTTCTGCTTTCCAGTCAAGAAGGTAGGAGTAAAGattaagaaacaaaatataAGCAAATGTCACCCTttaattttgtatatttataggCATGATTTATTGGTTAGAAATAacttaattgtgtgtgtatgtcctctATTTAAAGTGACTAAATATATGCCAACAAATCATAGTTTATGTATAAAAGTATTTGTGGTCTTTAATTATCTGGTTTCCTGGGCAGTGCATGTTGTCTAACTACCTTTCTGGATACTCAAATACCATGCAATCAGCCTGGGGGGATTTTACTACACAGAAAAGAAGCTGTGCTTCTTTACTTTTAAAGTCCCTATACCATGACCATCTCATTCACATCATCAATAATGATGATAAGCCAGTTCCTAATAACTCTGCCATTCCCGTCTGAGACTTGGGGTTTCTTGGAGGTGGTATGTGTCAAAATGActtgtgtttgaaataaatatattgtaatcTGGCTTTCGTTTGTTTTGATGCTGATAAAAGGTTCACAACTTGCAGTGTTGTTACCGTAATTGTGTCAAATGTTTAATAGTGAGTATCTTATTATTCCTGCACCTTAGAGGCTGTTGGTGGTTTCAGGGACacttgttttcatgttttggtGAATGTTACCCTCATTGGCAGCTGCTTTCTTATGTTTGCTGTCAACATGTACATGTAACTATTACATGCACCTTTAATAATTTTTTCAAGGAGCTGACAGTGTTGTTGATCTCAACATGCTCAAATTCCTCTCTAGTCATCTTGAATTCATTTTTAGCATATAAACTGCTTCCCTTTTTATAGCCTGTTCACAAGGCTTCATATCTCTGTATACAAACAGACACCAAAAACTGGATAATGCAGCAACCAATAGACTATCATACACCAAGGATTAAATTTACTTTAAGAGATCAGAGAAATATAGACCTTTTTATTGAAGATTAAACCCTAGCAGGAACAACACAAAAGAGACGTGTCCCCCCCCGCGTTTTTCTTACTGTAGCCTCCAAATGTGATCTGAGTGACTGCCTCAACAGAGAGCAATTTTTTACAATTCAGAGCTAACTGGAAGCCAATTGAAAATTAAACaccacagagaaaatgaaaatacaagGCACTAAGAATTCCTTTTAATTTAGATAATTAGACCCAAAAGACCAATGCAGCTAAGTTAATCAATGAGATTTAATCCTTCAGGATTTATATGTATTacagacataaataaattagGGGTGTAACGAACCACTCATATTAATTAAAACTAGGCAGTTTAACTTGGTAATAACTTTAAAAAGGgtaaaacatttgaattaaggaaaaggtggaaaaaaaacagccatcTGAAAGACAGGATTGCAAAAGCAAAGCTTTGGATAGGCAACTGCTGTTCaaatgagaaatataaagaAGTACCCTAggaaaaaaaaggtaaacatTGTCTTCATTATAGAAGAGAATTACCCTTAGGCTAAAAAATGAAAGTAACTTGTGATACACACATCCCTTTTGTTTTGCAACCAAATAGTTTGAATAGAAACAGCTAATCATGAAAGAACATAATTCACCTTTGAACTAATTAGACTGTGCATCAGAGTTTATGACAAATTTCATCTTCATGACTGTAATCTGCAGGCCTAATTCAAAGTGGTATTCTGCAAATGTGATGTTTGCTGCATGTGTGGCtgggttttggtttgtttgtgtgtgtgtgtgtgtgtgtaattaactAAAATGCCCCATTCAAACTGTGAGATAATCATTACacaactgaactgaattaactGAAACGGGTTTgggaaaacacaaaactgtGCAGAGCAAAGGTCACCCATAACTGTCACTTTGTGGAATCTGTAATGTTGCTTCTTACTAAATTTGATTAGACtgtactgagaaaaaaaaaatgagaacagACATCTGCGTAGATCTTGCCAAGCAGAGTGCACCTTGTATTAATAGAGCTGGGTCTAAAAATATGATCTGACCGTTGAACTGCTTAAGCAGCTCATGGCTAGCTAACAGCTAGGTTAGCCAGTTAGCTACTTAGCACTGATTCTTGTGTTTTCTAGCAGAACTTTTAATATGAACTTAAACTGTTGTAGTTTCAAGTTAATAGTGTACACTGGCTTTATCAGAGTGAGCGACTGTTACCTTGATATTAGCTATCAAACCTCCATTCAGATGACTGCTTCATATCACTACGACGGCTAGTTGGCTAACTCCTAACGTAACGGACAACTTGCTGAGGGCGCGTGTCCCATCACCTGTGGCGTTGTGAGCGTGCACGCCAGGTGTGTTGAAGCATAATCATGTATTTTAGCTTTGAGAAGCTTTATTACATTTGTCTTAAACTAAATGCGAAACCCATAGTGGCAACCAGTTGAACAGTCAGTGTTGGCATGAATTAATTACTCTTATATAAAAGCAACAAGCTCTTTCAGCAAGGCCAAGACTATattctgtgcgtgtgttcattTGTACGTTATCAAGGGGTACTGTGGACAGTTTTCTAGGCAGAATTGTAGTGTTTCTTCTCCAGGTTTAATACAATGAACAGAGCGCATACTTTCCCCCTCGCTTGTGCTTGGAGTGGAAACACCAATTGTGACTGACATTAAAGTGACCGTTCACACACACCTACGAAATCGGAGCTCTTCAGTAAAGCTGTCGATCACTGAAGTAACCTGTGCTCTGTAAAGCATATTATTTTGCAGGGCATGCGGTGCAGACAtattaaattctttttaaattcaCGTTCACAGTTCACGCACACCAACGAATCGGAGGTGTTCGTTTAATTATTTCCTGGGAATAGTTTGTAATGTAATCTACACATCACGGTGTGTAGAAAGTGCGCTTCTTGAACGCTTGCCGCTGAAACATTGGTCCGCTTAGGAGGTGGTGACGAACCACGTCAAGCGGAATCTGCTGCCTGCAAATATAAGGCATATTTGCTTAAAGAAGAGGACGAAGTCACTGGATCCTGCGAAATGGATAGCTGACATATGTAGGAGGTAAAAAACTTGGTCTTATCTTTAGCAGGGTCACCTCCTGTAGCCTAAAGAAATGAGGAGCCAGTA is a window of Electrophorus electricus isolate fEleEle1 chromosome 3, fEleEle1.pri, whole genome shotgun sequence DNA encoding:
- the LOC113584529 gene encoding LOW QUALITY PROTEIN: volume-regulated anion channel subunit LRRC8B-like (The sequence of the model RefSeq protein was modified relative to this genomic sequence to represent the inferred CDS: deleted 2 bases in 2 codons; substituted 2 bases at 2 genomic stop codons), with amino-acid sequence MHVEDGDIIYHIYMKQIIAKMALLSLTLSCMPYASTWIVPSVDSLAVAYFLTCIYSFLWIIRNSLRQYSFELVREESRCSDIPDIRNDFAFILHLLDQYNPLLSKRFAVFLSEGSENKLQQMTLNNIWTLEKLVQKVVRNNQDQGELHLMLLSGIPEAVFEMTEMEVLKLQFIPDPRLPQKLTXLFNLKELXLDHSPATVDHMALEFLAENLKILRMKFIDAVKAPRWLFSLPNLSELYLYGNILSEENQALISDFPKLKKLRVLPIKCSISSIPKVIINSLPSLQKFVLDNEGTQLSAIRSLKATTNLTCLELLNCGLQRIPCSIYNLTNLQEIDLTGNSLKTIDEITSFQHLHRLFILKFKYNTITNIPILKGGLETLEQLYLRHNFIRRLPTQLFLCKYLYHLDVSHNKLFAIPNGIQDLKRLQLLNLCFNNVIY